A single window of Senegalia massiliensis DNA harbors:
- the nusG gene encoding transcription termination/antitermination protein NusG: MWDKAKWYVVHTYSGHENKVKANIEKLVENRSMQDIVHEILVPTEEYVEVKDGKKKVKERKKFPSYVIVKMVMTDESWYLVRNTRGVTGFVGPGSKPIPLTPEEIKNMGVKEALPEIDIKVDDSIKVISGPFENFMGTVKEISAEKRKLKVFISMFGRETLVELDFDQVQSL, encoded by the coding sequence ATGTGGGATAAGGCCAAATGGTATGTAGTTCATACTTATTCTGGTCATGAAAACAAAGTTAAAGCAAACATAGAAAAATTAGTTGAAAACAGATCTATGCAAGACATAGTGCATGAAATACTTGTACCTACTGAGGAGTATGTAGAAGTGAAAGATGGCAAGAAAAAAGTCAAAGAAAGAAAGAAATTCCCGAGCTATGTTATTGTTAAAATGGTAATGACTGATGAATCATGGTATCTTGTTAGAAATACAAGAGGTGTAACAGGCTTTGTAGGTCCTGGTTCTAAACCTATACCTCTAACACCTGAAGAAATTAAAAATATGGGTGTTAAGGAAGCACTTCCTGAAATTGATATCAAAGTAGATGATTCTATAAAAGTAATATCTGGGCCATTTGAAAATTTCATGGGTACAGTAAAAGAAATAAGTGCTGAGAAAAGAAAACTTAAGGTTTTCATTTCTATGTTTGGGAGAGAAACACTTGTAGAACTTGATTTTGATCAAGTACAAAGCTTATAA
- the secE gene encoding preprotein translocase subunit SecE, producing MAAQADSNKGAFKKMKTYFKGVKAEVKKVNWPNKKELINHTAVVIALCTIVALIIWLFDTLVKGLLSFIIG from the coding sequence ATGGCAGCTCAAGCTGATTCAAACAAAGGTGCTTTTAAAAAGATGAAAACATATTTTAAAGGTGTGAAGGCAGAGGTTAAAAAGGTAAATTGGCCTAATAAGAAAGAATTGATAAATCATACAGCTGTAGTCATAGCTTTATGTACTATAGTAGCACTTATTATATGGTTATTTGATACTTTAGTAAAAGGCTTATTGTCATTTATAATTGGCTAA